The genomic region GTTTacatgccagggcctattctgtATCTTGGTCCAAAACCATGACCATGGAAGGATATGGAGTATGGTTGTAGGGGGCTTTGTGGctggggccagagacagcagccctggtgggccccgggccccccagtctgaccctgagagGGACTCATGATCAAAGAGATGTTTGGCTCTACCATAATGCAGAGTACAAAAAAATATCTGCGTAAATAATCTAGTTGTCCTTATTTTCTAATCTGGATgcaaaaatatgtaatatttattaaattttgacTTATCACCAAGACCAGTATAAATATATCAACATATTGCATGCAAGTATTTGTATCTGTGTGGTTCTTTGCCAGTGAATATTTTATGAGATGACTTTCTTACCAGGAGAGGACGAGGAGTCAATGACATATAATGTTGTGCCTTTTCCTTTTCCAGATCGATGTTCTGGTTTATCAATGATGACCTCACAAATATAATTTCCTGCATCGCTCTCATCGACAGAGAAAAGCCAGAGCTGGGCTTTATCCTTGGTTAACTGATAGTCACTCTGATCCCGAGATCTTATTCTGACCTCCGTTTTATTGTTTATCCACATAACCGATGCTAAAACTGTCCCATTATGAGCTGCACTCGCTGATTCATAATATACTTTCCACCAGACTCTGATCCTCTCATCCTGATCCTCAGCTTCCCAGGAGCAAGTTATACAGACATTGTCTCCCTTTGTAACCGATAAATTCTTAGGAGTCTGAATGATGCTCAGTGCGGCATCTGTAAAAACTATTGGGGAAATATTcagttatttaaaatatgtatgtatgtacaaaaTATCAGGTAAAGTTATCATTCAGAAAACTTGTTAAAAAGGGAAGCCGGGGAGTAAGGGAATGGACCCAGGTCCACAGCTTGCACATCAACAGCACATCTGCTGCATGTGTAGTATTTGGGAATGTAATTATTAGAGAGGTGGGTAGGGTAATTAGTCATGCCATACAAGAGTACAGTATGTCCAAAGAAGGGCAAATaatctggtaaaaggtatggaaaatctcagtaTATATAAAGAGCAGTGCACTCACCAGGtctggattgagaattaaaataggccctggcattttagatacacagaggcccaatcagcccacaccaggccactaaatactgaccttctatggcatcttatagcagcccctctggcatttgccagaaccacagattgccagtccgggcctgcactcACCCCTAAAAGGCAAAAAAGCCCAGGTGTTGCAAAAAGTAGtatcagcataaagaacacagagcactcatgggacttaatttatgtgcaaacttgcaccattaaagctttgcacataactgaagtcccatgagtgctctaTGTTCTTTTAACATGTAATGTTATATCTGCAGtaatagcgacactcacgggactcttctgaagcttaacaaatgtgatactttattggagactagagtatatatatatatatatatatatatatatatatatatatatatatatatatatatatatatatatatatatatatatatatatccagaaaacttcaaaagaggctggcacaagcctggacccacaaagtagtaaagctggagtcagattgtaaaagggttaaaaaggcttacattttattttccataattaagaaccaaggtcAGATgcatttcgtgtctaccaaggacactttgTCTTAGACTAAGTGTCTGTTTCCCTTCACCCTCTCTTTATGCAagagttgggtatcagatattcattgacagttagatccaatatattttatactgagTGTGAcgatcagcaccctaaatccagaaccggtGCTAGGCTCTCTGGTCTCTGCTCttgtttctgcctttaacagccgcctttcacctcaggaggagccctcagctaattggatgccgccaggtcttaataagagagcagccaagctaagggttctggacgagcgaAGAGGGATGGTTGTTGGCAAGGTTTTGCACGGAAGGTacagttcaaggagtagacaaacgtagtcaggcaggccggggtcagtgcaggcagagttcaatcggcccggggtcggtacaggtggagttca from Xenopus laevis strain J_2021 chromosome 1S, Xenopus_laevis_v10.1, whole genome shotgun sequence harbors:
- the LOC121399269 gene encoding uncharacterized protein LOC121399269, whose translation is MARSSDLYILLFPLYWQVFTDAALSIIQTPKNLSVTKGDNVCITCSWEAEDQDERIRVWWKVYYESASAAHNGTVLASVMWINNKTEVRIRSRDQSDYQLTKDKAQLWLFSVDESDAGNYICEVIIDKPEHRSGKGKGTTLYVIDSSSSPGLAYLAMFIIIPAVILLGYFLYKRRKQEKIHLLNQRAPEAVELNEMNENVNDGEDSSSSNSVTWAISTLYESCDYFAMKIPETPEEPVYSLAT